Proteins co-encoded in one Nicotiana sylvestris chromosome 7, ASM39365v2, whole genome shotgun sequence genomic window:
- the LOC138873160 gene encoding uncharacterized protein, translating into MGKISQALNSRPKGALPSDTVVNPKGDNNMGYSMAVITRSGRGRIAPTSSESVEETQEEVNSSREHIIYISEPVGQKAKAPFPKPPSRYPQRLTKQNGENQFNKFIQIMKSLSINLPLVKALEQITSYAKFMKDLVTKKRSMIFETIKVTHQLSPIVHSMAPKLEDPNAFTIPCTIKSAEFAKALFNLEASIKLMPYSVFKILGVGQPRPTSMRLQMADPTIKRA; encoded by the exons ATGGGGAAAATCTCTCAAGCTTTAAATtctcgccctaagggggcactaccaagtgatacggtggtaAACCCAAAGGGTGATAACAACATGGGGTATTCCATGGCAGTTATcacaagaagtggaagaggcAGGATTGCACCCACCTCAAGTGAAAG TGTGGAAGAGACTCAAGAGGAGGTTAACTCATCTAGGGAACACATTATTTACATATCAGAGCCGGTAGGgcaaaaggctaaggcaccattTCCTAAGCCTCCATCTCGATACCCTCAAAGACTTACCAAGCAAAATGGTGAGAATCAATTCAATAAGTTCATTCAAATAATGAAGAGTCTCTCAATCAATTTGCCATTAGTTAAAGCTTTGGAACAAATTACCAGTTATGCAAAATTTATGAAGGATCTTGTAACAAAGAAGCGGTCAATGATTTTTGAGACCATCAAAGTCACTCATCAACTAAGTCCaattgtgcattcaatggcccctaAGTTGGAGGATCCCAACGCTTTCACGATTCCTTGTACAATTAAAAGTGCCGAGTTTGCTAAAGCTCTTTTTAACCTTGAGGCAAGTATCAAGTTGATGCCCTATTCGGTTTTCAAGATTTTGGGAgttgggcaaccaagacccacatctatgagattgcaaatggccgatcCTACTATAAAGAGGGCTTAG